In Nitrospira sp., the following are encoded in one genomic region:
- a CDS encoding glycosyltransferase family 9 protein, which produces MMRQVLIINITRMGDLVQMGTLLSRLRDEWPGVAVDLVVDRQFAPVASMLSGLRDIIAYDFHALIDESRVCAKDAVALYREIALWADELHKRRYDRIINLTFNRSSALLAEYVGAQDIRGARSAWDGGTVINNPWMVYFTDIHQIRRINRFNLVDLYAMAGSRPGSFAPLCVTTPAENTDWARRFLSSPGGPDGKWIAVQAGASDVMKAWRPQHFGVALARFSKHWDGGILFIGSPSEQDAIAHVIRTYREAGGRSTIKNAVGQTTLPQLVALLADCRVLLTNDTGPMHLAVGVQTPVIDLSVGHVDFQETGPHGPGHWVLQSDLECAPCGFDQVCSHHACKDRLPIDVVDGVMQHVVRQGPLPMTVPGYRLYRSGVDADQLGTFELVSGCEDAIETWYAAFWRRRWYESFAGRTSRLPTLNSVAPDTGEGLACMRAMMPLLDSLCRRADHIVRLTGQMPLPVQAIQALQRAQAEERQKVAQAGRTTWATRPLITAALRLLHQDNEQGLERMARHHAAAYHRWRHETKVVASYLASPREVPASSANIPVSYAGIK; this is translated from the coding sequence ATGATGCGGCAAGTCCTGATCATCAACATCACCCGGATGGGCGATCTCGTCCAGATGGGCACTCTACTGTCACGTCTCCGAGACGAATGGCCCGGCGTGGCGGTAGATCTTGTGGTCGATCGACAATTCGCGCCGGTGGCCTCTATGCTGAGCGGCTTGCGTGACATCATCGCGTATGATTTCCACGCGTTGATTGATGAGAGCCGGGTCTGCGCCAAAGATGCCGTTGCGCTCTATCGAGAGATCGCATTGTGGGCCGACGAATTGCACAAGCGCCGCTACGATCGCATCATCAACCTCACATTCAACCGATCCAGTGCGCTCCTGGCCGAATATGTCGGCGCGCAGGATATCCGCGGCGCGCGGAGCGCTTGGGACGGCGGTACGGTCATCAACAATCCCTGGATGGTGTATTTTACCGATATTCATCAGATCCGCCGGATCAATCGATTCAACCTCGTCGACCTCTATGCAATGGCTGGGAGCAGGCCGGGCTCGTTTGCACCATTGTGTGTGACGACGCCAGCCGAAAATACAGACTGGGCGAGGCGCTTTCTGTCGAGTCCGGGAGGGCCGGATGGCAAATGGATCGCGGTGCAGGCAGGGGCGAGCGACGTAATGAAGGCCTGGCGGCCACAGCATTTCGGCGTGGCACTGGCCCGCTTCAGCAAGCATTGGGATGGCGGCATTCTGTTCATCGGATCGCCATCGGAACAGGATGCGATCGCTCATGTTATCCGGACCTATCGAGAGGCGGGTGGGCGCAGCACAATCAAGAATGCCGTCGGGCAAACGACCTTGCCGCAGCTCGTCGCTCTCCTGGCGGACTGTCGGGTGTTGCTCACAAACGATACAGGACCGATGCACTTGGCCGTTGGGGTGCAGACTCCGGTCATCGATCTGTCCGTCGGCCATGTGGATTTCCAGGAGACCGGTCCACACGGGCCAGGACATTGGGTTTTGCAGTCGGATCTCGAATGCGCGCCTTGTGGTTTTGACCAGGTGTGTTCGCACCACGCTTGTAAGGATCGGCTGCCGATCGACGTGGTCGACGGTGTCATGCAACATGTGGTGAGGCAGGGACCGTTGCCCATGACTGTACCGGGCTATCGTTTGTACAGATCAGGCGTCGATGCGGATCAATTGGGTACTTTTGAACTCGTCTCCGGTTGTGAAGATGCGATAGAGACCTGGTACGCGGCATTCTGGCGTCGCCGCTGGTATGAGTCGTTCGCCGGTCGGACGAGCCGGCTGCCGACACTCAACAGTGTTGCACCGGACACCGGCGAGGGATTGGCCTGTATGAGGGCGATGATGCCGTTGCTCGACAGCCTCTGCCGACGGGCTGACCACATCGTCCGGCTAACCGGGCAAATGCCGCTTCCTGTCCAAGCCATTCAAGCGTTACAACGGGCACAAGCGGAGGAACGTCAGAAGGTGGCTCAGGCCGGAAGAACGACGTGGGCCACAAGACCGCTGATCACGGCCGCGCTCCGCCTGTTGCATCAGGACAATGAGCAAGGGCTGGAGCGAATGGCGAGGCATCACGCGGCGGCGTATCATCGCTGGCGCCACGAGACGAAGGTCGTGGCCTCCTACCTCGCATCCCCGCGAGAGGTACCCGCTTCGAGTGCAAACATACCTGTGTCCTACGCCGGTATCAAATGA
- a CDS encoding glycosyltransferase family 9 protein translates to MPRALIIQLARLGDLLQSLPAIAQLHARQPETQFDLLCPSHLTDVGRLLPGIEKVLAWDGAAWQRRAMDAQQNLRAEHLVEVDTTLMALAPDRYDYAYVFNQHHRALLVASLLAQEVKGPFLYGPLSEVLTPWASYIRDVAQRRLGQRVHLADAFCGLCGISPPGSVVMLDPPTVRLPEDLEPIGKHGAPWIALIVGAGETERFVPTEVWRRLMTLLLSCMPQSRIVLVGMERERAAEIQAPLPPSALGRIWDTTGRTSLSQLAAILARCHRVVGSDTGPLHLAAALGRPVIGWYFARARVHETGPYGFHHVVWQAEDMRGEIWPVDETIAVMCEQGHHAPVGWSVWTSHCDAWGAYYTPAGQSAVPPPEREALWLELETVLS, encoded by the coding sequence ATGCCACGCGCGCTAATCATACAATTAGCGAGACTGGGAGATCTCCTGCAATCGCTGCCGGCGATCGCGCAGCTCCACGCGCGTCAACCCGAGACGCAATTCGATCTGCTCTGTCCGTCTCATCTTACCGATGTGGGACGTCTGCTGCCGGGCATCGAGAAAGTCCTTGCGTGGGATGGAGCGGCCTGGCAGCGACGTGCGATGGACGCCCAGCAGAATTTGCGAGCAGAGCATCTTGTGGAGGTCGATACAACCTTGATGGCATTGGCGCCGGACCGGTACGACTATGCCTATGTTTTCAATCAACATCACCGGGCACTGCTGGTGGCCTCATTACTCGCTCAAGAAGTGAAAGGACCATTTCTCTACGGGCCGCTTAGCGAGGTGCTGACACCGTGGGCAAGCTACATTCGCGATGTGGCGCAGCGGCGTCTGGGACAGCGTGTGCACCTGGCTGATGCTTTCTGCGGGCTCTGTGGAATCTCTCCGCCAGGGTCTGTCGTCATGCTCGATCCTCCGACCGTCCGATTGCCTGAGGATTTGGAACCTATTGGTAAACACGGTGCTCCGTGGATTGCGCTCATCGTGGGAGCGGGGGAGACCGAGCGGTTTGTGCCCACGGAGGTGTGGCGCCGATTGATGACCTTATTGCTTTCATGCATGCCGCAAAGTCGTATCGTACTTGTCGGAATGGAACGCGAACGAGCCGCAGAGATTCAAGCACCGCTGCCTCCGTCGGCTCTGGGTCGGATTTGGGACACGACCGGTCGCACCTCTCTGTCGCAGCTTGCCGCCATTCTTGCTCGCTGTCATCGAGTCGTCGGTTCGGACACAGGTCCCCTGCACCTCGCTGCGGCGCTCGGCAGGCCGGTTATCGGTTGGTATTTTGCGCGGGCACGGGTCCATGAGACGGGACCCTACGGTTTCCATCATGTCGTGTGGCAGGCCGAAGACATGCGGGGTGAGATCTGGCCGGTCGACGAAACTATCGCCGTGATGTGTGAGCAGGGGCACCATGCACCGGTCGGCTGGAGTGTATGGACGAGCCACTGCGATGCATGGGGCGCCTATTATACGCCGGCCGGCCAATCAGCCGTTCCACCGCCCGAACGTGAAGCGCTCTGGCTTGAACTGGAGACGGTCCTTTCATGA
- a CDS encoding flagellar brake protein, whose product MNEIVVSVPSAASFLSVGLPLKISLTLDQQKVMHGSTLLGWKDHAWLVCEWPIQLGHDQPVAAGTPCTVSYLLDGKLVGYRSEIRDLITSPVPLLFVAFPKAVEEMHLRKHLRVSTNEPVLLIRADSGNASESALPTSNYFGGLLKDLSQGGCSVVLVRRPAWLCPGATVRLEFELPGLGHITNLTGVVKNADMREGSEMIGIEFRFNELEYIEYRGWGGSVRQAVEHCVFQKAGASFVVP is encoded by the coding sequence ATGAACGAGATTGTCGTGTCTGTTCCGTCCGCGGCATCATTCTTATCGGTCGGACTTCCTCTAAAAATATCCCTTACGCTCGATCAGCAGAAGGTCATGCACGGCTCGACGCTTCTCGGCTGGAAGGATCACGCATGGCTTGTCTGCGAATGGCCGATTCAACTCGGCCATGATCAGCCGGTCGCAGCAGGTACTCCGTGCACGGTGAGTTATCTGCTTGACGGCAAACTGGTGGGTTATCGCAGCGAAATACGCGATCTGATTACCTCGCCGGTGCCCCTGCTGTTCGTTGCGTTTCCGAAGGCGGTGGAAGAAATGCATCTGCGAAAACATCTCCGCGTATCGACCAATGAGCCGGTCTTGTTGATACGAGCGGATTCTGGCAACGCGTCCGAGTCCGCATTGCCCACCAGCAACTATTTCGGTGGCTTGCTGAAAGATCTCAGTCAGGGGGGATGCAGTGTGGTGCTGGTGCGAAGACCAGCCTGGCTGTGCCCAGGAGCAACGGTCCGACTCGAATTCGAACTCCCTGGTCTCGGACATATTACGAACCTCACGGGTGTCGTGAAGAACGCCGACATGCGGGAGGGCAGTGAGATGATCGGCATCGAGTTTCGATTCAATGAACTCGAGTACATCGAATATCGCGGGTGGGGCGGATCCGTCCGGCAGGCAGTCGAACATTGCGTCTTCCAGAAGGCCGGCGCCTCTTTTGTTGTCCCGTAA
- a CDS encoding glycosyltransferase produces MDSDNFYINLFVKAPHWSTPEPNSDEAARWSKIAAFLEYILRRVWQQEPNKQLRMLDIGCGRGWLTNLAAGYGFCEGIEPVAGVVEHARKLFPHLRFEGGTAESVLRRTDFEPYDVVLTSEVIEHVPHGQKEEFLAQLAKLLKPDGYLILTTPRGEVWEQWKTIAPPNQPVEDWVTEEQLRSLFTAQGFVEMGLDRIHVEVPDLRYVPAPTPADLRSMNLLPIYQVWCCRRPAGQRPIPFTRAPKVSVIVPTYNRLDRLQMALASLAAQTYQDFEVIVVNDAGCDVASVVAACVDRHRITAITHDRNRGLAAARNSGLRAAKGDYIAYLDDDDRYLPHHLETLVAYLDRRECRIAYTDAWRVQERQSDGEYVETGRDVPYSFEFRPADLLVSNYFPVLCVMHDRACLDEVGLFDESLFAHEDWDFWIRMATRFPFKHLPVRTAEFTWRNDGTSMTSGTRATYRRTTEIIYRKYAPYAERIAGVREAQQRHLEKLQASMPMKSYVCSIIIPVWNKVELTRQCLTALASNTTDIWFEVIVVDNGSTDGTGELLGELKGDVQILRNDRNLGFAKACNQGARAARGKYLVFLNNDTIPQPQWLKPLVSEVDEHQEVGVVGSKLLFADGSVQHAGVVFMRSQRSAYHIYRTVASNASAVNQRREFQAVTAACMLVRREIFDEVQGFDEGFVNGFEDVDLCLKVRGKGYHVIYQPRSVLYHLESQTPGRKEYEVHNSRRLQERWGDHWWLGDEDLHYHRDGFKLVGGAQDAEFATQLKPMGDIRDQAGWAHVAAAQAAALKQDWSAVTRELRLVDYWPDDRFVLCWGAMVAERMKEPLLRVRFRSRYLELVDAPSERLALIRMLVEQKNLVDAEEHLRILLESSPDHAEGLLLKGILCMQREQYEQAERSFALAMKEGADRRKCLMGVGMAAMGRAYTQGAWEQFLEVLEENPDDAEAIHWLLRAGTAQNRWSELGERLHRYVTRNPGDVAVRFAFAGVLLRGERVEAARREYDALQTLAPGSDGLDQLGRAIAGKEAVILTEAAQ; encoded by the coding sequence ATGGACAGCGATAATTTCTATATCAACCTGTTCGTGAAGGCGCCGCACTGGTCCACGCCTGAGCCCAACTCGGATGAAGCCGCACGCTGGAGCAAGATCGCGGCTTTCCTGGAGTATATCTTGCGCCGTGTGTGGCAGCAGGAGCCGAACAAGCAACTCAGGATGTTGGACATCGGGTGTGGCCGCGGATGGCTCACCAATCTCGCTGCAGGATATGGTTTCTGTGAGGGCATTGAGCCGGTCGCAGGCGTCGTCGAGCATGCGCGCAAGCTGTTTCCCCATCTTCGGTTCGAAGGAGGGACGGCGGAGAGCGTCTTGAGGCGGACAGACTTCGAGCCGTACGACGTCGTGCTCACGTCGGAGGTCATTGAGCATGTTCCGCATGGGCAAAAAGAAGAGTTTCTCGCGCAACTGGCCAAACTGCTTAAGCCGGACGGCTATCTGATCCTTACGACGCCGAGGGGTGAAGTGTGGGAACAGTGGAAGACCATCGCGCCGCCCAATCAACCGGTTGAAGACTGGGTGACCGAAGAGCAACTGCGGAGCCTATTCACTGCGCAGGGCTTCGTCGAAATGGGACTGGACCGTATTCATGTTGAGGTTCCTGACTTGCGTTATGTGCCGGCGCCCACGCCGGCCGATCTCCGCTCCATGAACCTACTCCCAATCTATCAAGTATGGTGCTGTCGCCGACCCGCCGGCCAACGTCCCATTCCCTTTACACGCGCACCGAAGGTGTCCGTCATTGTCCCGACATACAATCGCCTCGATCGTCTCCAGATGGCACTCGCGAGCCTGGCTGCGCAGACCTATCAGGACTTCGAGGTCATCGTCGTCAATGATGCTGGTTGCGACGTGGCGTCCGTCGTGGCGGCCTGTGTCGATCGACATCGCATCACGGCCATTACCCACGATAGAAACCGCGGTTTGGCTGCAGCCCGCAACAGCGGACTCCGTGCGGCGAAGGGTGACTACATCGCCTATCTTGATGACGATGATCGCTATCTTCCTCATCATCTTGAGACCCTTGTCGCCTACCTGGATCGTCGTGAATGCCGCATCGCGTACACCGACGCCTGGCGAGTGCAGGAACGGCAGAGCGACGGCGAGTATGTCGAGACCGGGCGCGATGTTCCGTACTCCTTTGAATTCAGACCGGCGGATCTGCTGGTGTCCAACTACTTTCCGGTTCTCTGTGTGATGCACGACCGAGCCTGTCTCGATGAGGTGGGCCTATTCGATGAATCTCTCTTCGCTCATGAAGATTGGGATTTCTGGATCCGCATGGCGACTCGATTCCCGTTTAAACACCTGCCGGTCAGGACTGCCGAGTTCACTTGGCGGAATGACGGTACATCCATGACGAGCGGGACCAGAGCGACCTATCGTCGCACCACTGAAATCATTTACCGAAAATATGCGCCCTACGCAGAACGGATTGCCGGCGTCCGGGAAGCCCAGCAGCGTCATCTCGAAAAACTCCAAGCGTCGATGCCGATGAAGTCCTACGTCTGCTCCATCATCATCCCGGTATGGAACAAGGTGGAACTGACCAGGCAATGTCTGACCGCGCTTGCCTCCAATACGACCGATATCTGGTTCGAAGTGATCGTCGTCGACAATGGATCCACGGATGGGACCGGGGAATTGTTAGGGGAGCTCAAGGGCGATGTGCAAATCCTCCGGAACGACCGGAACCTCGGGTTTGCCAAGGCGTGTAATCAAGGGGCTCGGGCGGCCCGCGGTAAATACCTGGTGTTCCTGAACAACGACACGATCCCTCAACCACAGTGGCTTAAGCCGTTGGTCAGCGAGGTGGATGAGCATCAGGAAGTTGGGGTAGTGGGCAGCAAACTGCTCTTCGCGGATGGCTCCGTCCAGCATGCGGGGGTGGTCTTCATGCGGTCACAGCGGAGTGCCTATCACATCTATCGGACCGTTGCTAGTAATGCTTCTGCGGTGAATCAGCGGCGCGAGTTCCAGGCGGTTACTGCGGCTTGCATGCTCGTGCGTCGGGAGATCTTTGACGAGGTACAGGGATTCGACGAAGGTTTCGTCAATGGTTTCGAGGATGTGGATCTCTGTCTGAAGGTTCGGGGAAAGGGGTACCATGTGATCTACCAGCCCCGCAGCGTGTTGTATCACTTGGAAAGCCAAACTCCTGGTCGAAAAGAGTACGAGGTGCATAACAGCCGTCGGCTTCAAGAACGGTGGGGCGATCATTGGTGGCTGGGGGATGAGGATCTCCACTATCACAGGGATGGATTTAAATTGGTCGGCGGTGCTCAAGACGCAGAGTTTGCCACACAATTAAAGCCGATGGGAGATATACGCGATCAGGCGGGTTGGGCTCATGTCGCAGCCGCGCAAGCGGCTGCTCTGAAGCAGGATTGGTCGGCTGTCACACGTGAGCTCCGATTGGTGGACTACTGGCCGGATGACCGATTCGTGCTGTGTTGGGGCGCCATGGTGGCCGAGCGGATGAAAGAGCCGCTTCTACGGGTCCGGTTCCGCTCGCGCTATTTGGAATTGGTTGATGCGCCTAGCGAGCGACTCGCGCTGATCCGTATGTTGGTCGAACAGAAGAACTTGGTGGATGCAGAGGAGCACCTCCGGATCCTGCTTGAGTCTTCCCCGGATCATGCGGAGGGACTGTTGCTAAAAGGCATTCTGTGCATGCAGAGGGAACAATATGAGCAAGCCGAGCGCTCATTTGCTTTGGCAATGAAGGAGGGAGCGGATCGCAGGAAATGTCTGATGGGGGTGGGAATGGCGGCAATGGGAAGGGCATACACGCAAGGGGCCTGGGAGCAGTTTCTTGAGGTGCTGGAGGAAAATCCCGACGATGCCGAGGCGATCCACTGGCTGCTCCGTGCCGGCACGGCACAAAACCGTTGGTCAGAGTTGGGTGAGCGATTGCATCGATATGTGACGAGAAACCCTGGTGACGTAGCCGTGCGATTTGCCTTCGCTGGCGTGTTGCTGAGGGGTGAACGGGTCGAAGCGGCCCGACGGGAATATGATGCGCTGCAGACGCTTGCACCAGGTTCCGATGGGTTGGACCAACTGGGCCGGGCGATTGCAGGAAAAGAAGCCGTGATCCTGACGGAAGCCGCCCAGTGA
- a CDS encoding flagellar protein FlaG, whose protein sequence is MIQSISPKADPQVNRVREEDLSGSVGQKLRAKRGDSDGQSAFQNDRARIDRAATKVNEVMSLADLRLKIEVDDETKRVVVKVIEQKSGEVIRQIPAKELLELEQYLSSQKGILLSEQA, encoded by the coding sequence ATGATCCAGAGCATTTCCCCAAAGGCAGATCCTCAGGTGAATCGCGTTCGCGAAGAGGACCTATCGGGTTCGGTCGGGCAGAAGCTGCGGGCGAAGAGAGGCGACTCGGACGGTCAGTCGGCTTTCCAGAATGACCGTGCCAGGATCGATCGGGCTGCAACGAAGGTCAACGAAGTCATGAGTCTGGCGGACCTGCGGCTCAAGATCGAAGTGGACGATGAAACGAAACGGGTGGTTGTGAAGGTGATTGAGCAGAAATCCGGTGAGGTGATTCGCCAGATTCCAGCTAAAGAGTTGCTGGAGTTGGAACAGTACCTGTCCAGCCAGAAGGGGATCCTACTGAGCGAACAGGCGTAG
- a CDS encoding glycosyltransferase has protein sequence MKYLAQNLEALRKQYPALVQTTQENSGGLLTVAPSREGSPSATYEGRWVHSGYDPRQEAQAWAKAQLREWKAGELGVVLGVGLLYHVEALVALKPQGAMLAVVVPNVAELKDAVSTRPMAAWVHRVEWLWGTPAAMAEELAAKSEPLRFMTYGPAARLHADAHRDLEAGLRRMVSAKQTGRLHVAVVGPIYGGSLPIAHHTVAALESLGHRVSWLDQSPHRISYETFGVYHEPRHRLTMQSRFADVLSLGVVTHLAEDPPDLVLALAQAPMNLAVLEHLRKKKFLTAMWFVENHRHLTYWQQLAGGYDYWFVIQEGSCFESLKRAGARHVSYLPMAAEPNLHRPIVLTAADQDEYGADVSFVGAGYANRRTVLPRWLSNDWSFKLWGNEWEGAEGFTSVLQRGGDRIDTETCIKVFNATSINLNLHSYDGDGLDPEADFVNPRTFELAACGAFQLVDERSLMPDLFAADELVRFAAVAEVPLLIRAWLDDVPGRRAIAEAARRRVFAQHTYQHRMKELLTTIGVHQPDRIGAIMRGDRNAGALTQRENTPPELAALLRRFPSDQRVELKEVAAQIKTKGADRELAREELLVLMLDSYRVETRDLV, from the coding sequence ATGAAGTATCTGGCGCAGAATCTTGAAGCCCTTCGCAAGCAGTACCCAGCGCTGGTCCAAACTACGCAGGAAAATTCCGGTGGTCTGCTGACGGTCGCGCCTTCAAGAGAAGGGAGTCCATCGGCTACGTATGAAGGACGATGGGTTCACAGCGGATACGATCCGCGTCAAGAAGCCCAAGCATGGGCCAAAGCTCAATTGCGTGAATGGAAAGCCGGCGAGCTTGGGGTCGTGCTCGGTGTCGGCTTGCTGTATCACGTCGAAGCGTTGGTCGCTCTCAAGCCGCAAGGGGCGATGCTGGCGGTTGTCGTGCCCAATGTGGCAGAGCTCAAAGACGCCGTCTCGACGAGGCCTATGGCGGCTTGGGTCCACCGAGTCGAATGGCTGTGGGGAACTCCTGCGGCGATGGCAGAGGAGTTGGCCGCAAAGTCGGAGCCGCTTCGGTTCATGACGTATGGACCGGCCGCCCGCCTACACGCCGACGCTCATCGCGATTTGGAAGCAGGGCTCCGACGGATGGTTTCGGCCAAACAGACGGGCCGACTTCATGTTGCCGTAGTGGGGCCGATCTACGGCGGCTCGCTCCCGATCGCTCACCACACGGTCGCAGCACTGGAATCGCTGGGTCATCGGGTCAGCTGGCTGGATCAAAGTCCCCATCGGATAAGCTACGAAACATTCGGGGTTTATCACGAGCCACGCCACCGCCTCACCATGCAAAGCCGGTTTGCCGACGTGCTGAGTTTAGGCGTTGTGACGCATCTTGCCGAAGATCCGCCGGATCTTGTGCTGGCGCTTGCCCAGGCGCCGATGAATCTCGCGGTGCTCGAGCACCTGCGCAAGAAGAAATTTCTCACCGCGATGTGGTTCGTTGAAAACCACCGGCATCTGACCTACTGGCAGCAGTTAGCCGGCGGGTACGACTATTGGTTTGTCATCCAGGAAGGCTCCTGCTTCGAATCGCTGAAGCGGGCGGGGGCTCGCCATGTCAGCTATCTGCCGATGGCGGCCGAGCCAAACCTGCATCGGCCGATTGTGTTGACTGCAGCCGACCAGGACGAGTATGGGGCCGATGTGTCCTTTGTAGGGGCGGGGTATGCCAACCGGCGCACCGTTCTTCCGCGATGGTTATCGAATGATTGGTCGTTCAAGCTCTGGGGCAATGAGTGGGAAGGCGCAGAGGGCTTCACGTCGGTGCTCCAGCGCGGCGGTGACCGTATCGATACAGAGACCTGCATCAAAGTGTTCAATGCCACCTCCATCAACCTGAATCTTCATTCCTATGACGGCGACGGACTCGATCCGGAGGCCGACTTCGTCAACCCTCGGACATTCGAATTGGCTGCTTGCGGTGCATTTCAGCTGGTCGACGAGCGATCACTCATGCCAGATCTTTTCGCCGCCGATGAGCTGGTCCGGTTCGCTGCGGTGGCTGAAGTGCCGTTGCTTATCCGTGCCTGGCTCGATGATGTGCCCGGACGACGCGCGATTGCTGAGGCCGCGCGTCGTCGTGTGTTCGCGCAGCACACGTACCAACATCGCATGAAGGAACTCTTGACTACCATCGGTGTGCATCAACCTGATCGAATCGGAGCCATTATGCGCGGGGACCGCAACGCCGGCGCGTTGACGCAGCGTGAAAATACACCACCCGAGCTTGCAGCGCTCCTTCGCCGATTTCCGTCGGATCAACGAGTGGAGCTCAAGGAGGTAGCGGCTCAGATCAAGACGAAAGGTGCCGACCGAGAATTGGCGCGAGAGGAGCTGCTGGTTCTGATGCTGGATAGTTATCGAGTAGAAACGAGAGATCTCGTATGA
- a CDS encoding flagellin — MSLIVNNNPASISAQRNLGVSSASLSRSVERLSSGLRITRAADDAAGLGLSETLRAHIRSINQAVRNSSDGISLTQIADGAAATIGNLMARLRELASQSSSGTVGATERSYIDQEFVALRSEIDRIAQVTEFNGQALTSGSTISFTMQVGFKSGTGNTLTMDLNQLTISALGISSVNVSTAANAQSALSNIDSAISAVATARAEYGSLQNRFEATIANLEVSSENLTAAESRIRDADIAYETSQFTKNQVLVQTGIAVLAQANTLPQQALALLRG, encoded by the coding sequence ATGTCACTTATTGTCAACAACAATCCTGCATCCATCTCGGCCCAGCGCAATTTGGGTGTGAGTTCGGCAAGCTTGAGCCGCTCGGTAGAGCGTCTTTCGTCCGGGCTCCGCATCACCCGCGCCGCCGACGACGCGGCCGGTCTCGGCCTATCCGAAACCTTGCGGGCGCACATTCGCAGCATCAACCAGGCTGTTCGGAACTCTTCGGACGGGATTAGCTTAACGCAGATCGCCGACGGAGCGGCTGCTACTATCGGCAATCTCATGGCTCGCCTGCGCGAGTTAGCCTCGCAATCATCCAGCGGCACGGTGGGCGCTACCGAACGATCGTATATCGATCAGGAGTTCGTGGCGCTGCGTTCGGAAATTGACCGCATTGCGCAGGTGACGGAGTTCAATGGACAAGCGTTGACCAGCGGCAGCACGATCAGTTTCACGATGCAGGTGGGTTTCAAGAGCGGCACCGGTAACACGTTGACGATGGATCTGAACCAACTGACGATTTCCGCGTTGGGTATCAGCAGTGTGAACGTGTCCACAGCGGCGAATGCACAGAGCGCGCTGAGCAACATCGACAGCGCCATCAGCGCCGTGGCAACCGCACGCGCCGAGTATGGGTCGCTCCAGAATCGGTTCGAAGCTACGATCGCAAATCTGGAGGTTTCGAGTGAAAATCTCACGGCAGCCGAATCGCGGATCCGCGATGCGGATATTGCCTATGAAACCTCACAATTCACAAAGAACCAGGTTCTGGTGCAGACAGGTATTGCCGTGCTTGCGCAGGCGAATACCTTGCCGCAGCAGGCGCTGGCGTTACTCCGAGGGTAA